One genomic window of Monodelphis domestica isolate mMonDom1 chromosome 1, mMonDom1.pri, whole genome shotgun sequence includes the following:
- the SUPT16H gene encoding FACT complex subunit SPT16, which translates to MAVTLDKEAYYRRVKRLYSNWRKGEDEYANVDAIVVSVGVDEEIVYAKSTALQTWLFGYELTDTIMVFCDDKILFMASKKKVEFLKQIANTKGNENANGAPAITLLVREKNESNKGNFDKMIEAIKESKSGKKIGVFSKDKFPGEFMKSWNDCINREGFEKIDISAVVAYTIAVKEDGELTLMKKAANITSEVFNKFFKERVMEIVDADEKVRHSKLAESVEKAIEEKKYLAGADPSTVEMCYPPIIQSGGNYNLKFSVVSDKNHMHFGAITCAMGIRFKSYCSNLVRTLMVDPPQEVQENYNFLLQLQEELLKELRHGVKLCEVYNSVMDMVKKQKPDLLNKITKNLGFAMGIEFREGSLVINSKNQYKLKKGMVFSINMGFSDLTNKEGKKPEEKTYALFIGDTVLVDEDGPAVVLTSVKKKVKNVGIFLKNEDEEEEEEEKDEAEDLLGRGSRAALLTERTRNEMTAEEKRRAHQKELATQLNEEAKRRLTEQKGEQQIQKARKSNVSYKNPSLMPKEPHIREMKIYIDKKYETVIMPVFGIATPFHIATIKNISMSVEGDYTYLRINFYCPGSALGRNEGNIFPNPEATFVKEITYRASNMKAPGEQTVPALNLQNAFRIIKEVQKRYKTREAEEKEKEGIVKQDSLVINLNRSNPKLKDLYIRPNIAQKRMQGSLEAHVNGFRFTSVRGDKVDILYNNIKHALFQPCDGEMIIVLHFHLKNAIMFGKKRHTDVQFYTEVGEITTDLGKHQHMHDRDDLYAEQMEREMRHKLKTAFKNFIEKVEALTKEELEFEVPFRDLGFNGAPYRSTCLLQPTSSALVNATEWPPFVVTLDEVELIHFERVQFHLKNFDMVIVYKDYSKKVTMINAIPVASLDPIKEWLNSCDLKYTEGVQSLNWTKIMKTIVDDPEGFFEQGGWSFLEPEGEGSDAEVGDSESEIEDETFNPSEDEYEEEEEDSDEDYSSEAEESDYSKESLGSEEESGKDWDELEEEARKADRESRYEEEEEQSRSMSRKRKGSVHSSGRGSSRGSRHSSAPPKKKRK; encoded by the exons ATGGCGGTGACTCTGGACAAAGAAGCTTATTACCGACGTGTGAAAAGACTGTACAGCAACTGGCGG AAAGGAGAGGATGAGTATGCCAATGTTGATGCCATTGTTGTTTCAGTAGGTGTTGATGAGGAGATTGTCTATGCCAAATCTACTGCCCTTCAG ACATGGCTCTTTGGATATGAGCTAACTGATACTATTATGGTCTTCTGTGATGACAAGATCCTCTTCATGGCCAGCAAGAAAAAAGTAGAGTTCTTGAAACAAATTGCTAACACCAAGGGTAATGAAAATGCAAATGGTGCTCCTGCCATTACACTGCTGGTTagagaaaaa AATGAAAGTAACAAAGGCAACTTTGACAAAATGATCGAAGCCATTAAAGAGAGCAAGAGTGGCAAGAAGATTGGCGTATTCAGCAAAGACAAATTTCCTGGagagttcatgaagagttggaatgACTGCATTAACAGAGAGGGCtttgaaaaa ATCGATATCAGTGCAGTTGTGGCATATACCATTGCTGTAAAAGAGGATGGAGAGCTTACTTTGATGAAGAAGGCAGCTAATATCACCTCTGAAGTCTTCAACAAATTCTTCAAGGAAAGAGTCATGGAGATTGTTGATGCAGATGAG aaagtTCGTCACAGCAAATTGGCTGAGTCTGTGGAGAAAGCCATCGAAGAAAAGAAGTACCTGGCTGGAGCAGACCCATCTACAGTGGAGATGTGTTATCCTCCCATTATCCAGAGTGGTGGCAACTATAATCTCAAGTTCAGTGTAGTTAG TGACAAGAACCACATGCATTTTGGGGCCATCACCTGTGCCATGGGTATTCGCTTCAAATCCTACTGCTCCAATCTCGTACGTACCCTGATGGTAGATCCTCCCCAGGAAGTCCAGGAGAATTACAACTTTTTGCTCCAGCTACAGGAAGAGCTGCTGAAGGAGCTGAGACATG GTGTAAAACTATGTGAAGTATACAATTCTGTCATGGATATGGTCAAGAAACAAAAACCAGACCTTCTGAATAAAATCACCAAAAATCTTGG GTTTGCAATGGGAATTGAATTCCGTGAAGGATCCTTGGTAATCAATAGTAAAAATCAGTACAAGTTGAAAAAAG GGATGGTTTTTAGCATCAATATGGGATTCTCAGACCTAActaacaaggaaggaaagaagccagAAGAGAAAACCTATGCCCTCTTCATTGGTGACACAGTTCTTGTTGATGAG GATGGTCCAGCTGTTGTCCTCACATCTGTcaagaaaaaagtgaagaatgtgGGCATATTCTTAAAG AATgaggatgaagaagaagaggaagaggaaaaagatgagGCTGAGGACCTTTTGGGACGTGGTTCAAGAGCAGCCTTGCTTACAGAGAGAACACGA AATGAGATGACtgcagaagagaagaggagagcacATCAAAAGGAATTGGCCACACAGCTAAATGAGGAAGCCAAAAGACGTTTGACAGAACAGAAGGGAGAACAGCAGATTCAGAA AGCTCGAAAATCTAATGTATCCTACAAGAACCCGTCTCTGATGCCTAAGGAACCACATATCCGTGAAATGAAGATTTATATTGATAAGAAATATGAGACTGTAATAATGCCTGTGTTTGGCATTGCAACACCCTTCCACATTGCCACAATCAAG AATATCAGTATGTCTGTGGAAGGAGACTATACCTACTTGCGAATCAACTTTTATTGCCCAGGCAGTGCTCTGGGTAGGAATGAAGGCAACATTTTCCCCAATCCAGAGGCTACATTTGTCAAGGAAAT CACATATCGAGCTTCAAATATGAAGGCACCTGGAGAACAGACAGTACCAGCCTTAAATCTTCAAAATGCCTTTCGAATTATAAAAGAAGTCCAAAAACGATATAAGACTCGggaagcagaagaaaaagaaaaagag GGCATTGTGAAACAAGATTCACTAGTAATCAATCTTAACCGGAGTAATCCCAAACTAAAGGATCTCTATATCCGACCCAACATTGCCCAGAAGAGAATGCAGGGCTCTCTTGAAGCTCATGTCAATG GTTTCCGTTTCACATCAGTTCGAGGGGACAAAGTGGATATTCTCTACAATAACATTAAGCATGCTTTGTTCCAGCCCTGTGACGGGGAAATGATCATTGTCTTGCACTTTCACCTCAAG AATGCCATCATGTTTGGGAAAAAACGACATACTGATGTACAATTTTATACTGAAGTGGGAGAAATCACCACTGACTTGGGAAAACACCAGCATATGCATGACCGAGATGATTTATATGCTGAGCAG ATGGAAAGAGAGATGAGGCACAAGCTGAAAACAGCCTTTAAAAACTTCATTGAGAAAGTGGAGGCCCTAACCAAGGAGGAGCTGGAGTTTGAAGTGCCTTTtagagacttggg GTTTAATGGAGCCCCCTATAGAAGCACCTGCCTGCTACAGCCCACTAGTAGTGCACTGGTGAATGCTACAGAATGG CCACCTTTTGTGGTGACATTGGATGAAGTGGAACTGATTCATTTTGAAAGGGTCCAGTTTCATCTGAAGAATTTTGATATGGTAATAGTCTACAAGGACTATAGCAAGAAGGTGACAATGATCAATGCCATCCCTGTGGCCTCTCTTGACCCCATCAAGGAGTGGTTGAA TTCCTGTGACCTGAAGTACACTGAAGGAGTACAGTCCCTCAACTGGACCAAAATCATGAAGACTATTGTGGATGACCCTGAGGGCTTCTTTGAACAAGGTGGCTGGTCTTTCTTGGAGCCTGAAGGTGAG GGTAGTGATGCTGAGGTGGGAGACTCAGAGTCTGAAATTGAAGATGAAACTTTTAATCCTTCGGAGGATGAatatgaagaagaggaggaggatagTGATGAAGATTATTCCTCAGAAGCAGAGGAATCTG ACTATTCCAAGGAGTCACTGGGTAGTGAAGAAGAAAGTGGAAAAGACTGGGATGAACTAGAGGAAGAAGCAAGAAAAG cTGACCGTGAGAGCCGatatgaagaagaggaggaacaaAGCCGGAGCATGAGCCGGAAAAGAAAGGGTTCTGTGCATAGCTCAGGCCGTGGCTCCAGCCGTGGCTCCAGACACAGCTCTGCACCACCcaagaaaaagaggaagtag